The following are encoded together in the Phocoena sinus isolate mPhoSin1 chromosome 11, mPhoSin1.pri, whole genome shotgun sequence genome:
- the MDC1 gene encoding mediator of DNA damage checkpoint protein 1 isoform X6: MLGATTMIMEDTQVINWEVEQEEEVEERPSESLECSLEPLGRLRIFSSSYGPEKDFPLYLGKNVVGRMPDCSVALPYSSISKQHAVIEILAWDKAPVLRDCGSLNGTQILRPPKVLGPGVSHRLRDRELILFADLPCQYHRLDVPLPFVSRGPLTIEETPGVQGGTQPHRLLLAEDSEEEVDSLSEKCVVKGPRTSFLATVVPESDEEGSSSPLDIPGPPFAFNLNSDTDEEESQQPGAGEGSSAARRVTAAETEQPKPVTTGIQLEKDQCSVKEKNNDTKVERSARSRVVPVGVILERSQPTGEDSDTDVDDESGPLRRLTGVHLERAQPCGFIDSDTDVEEEGIPATPAVVPVRKRHSFHEVGTESPRAPGVAHQQESLAGSDTDIEEGEAPLTVPLDKSRASVVIDSNTDDKEEVSAALTLAHLRESRAVAWNRDPDAEDDRAQPVALLEQSQASAGRDSDTDVKEKGLPVEKTGTVPRGHTGKAYSEKSHPPLRDSDTEVTEEKSSPGFHLERSQASATVHINTQVVEEVPPGPAVILLEKHQVPVAWTHQTDVEAEGGPAKLPVVYLEEARPPLARDCDPDAEENTSLAASAVADVRKSQLQAEEDTGTEWAVAVLEQGRAFMAGAQGGSPAAQVEQDLLPVSRNNIADLVVDTVTPGEPTQPQRRGAQTPTEREREPHVDRTMDSGDNHDDSEDMDLQATQCFVERENQSLEVPSMEDEPTQAFLFTLPQEPGPSRCSFQATGSLDEPWEVLATQPFCPRESEASEPQPIATHIEAHASCPSPPTAAPQEQHPESPVHAEPLGIQGRGMQTVEEDMGTPRETAERVTPEREPLERETEKLPSEGEREDVMGEEESTRGIQDREQKQVLARDTQKQESDKKVKSASTERDMESLKVEIETPEEIQEKEREKQTLTREIFDREAEKPVAERECEAGGLQGKVPKVMLDRGPQTGETEAGGQDQKGQASGSTPEPGVGAGDLQGLASDPIASGSQSGGGRGAPVGPRRQQRGYLNCKMPPAEKASRGNQESPDACRPPALQEASAPLQNPLISQSQKHPAPQSLLSPSLPPLERPIPRTRQNESQEALETPFSSELDSLHPKPKVKPQGSSPISSVPLEPHPTASTDQLVTPKPTSRATGGRTLRSSVKTPERNVSTVPELQPSAHTDQAVTPKPTTRATRGRTQRASVKTPEPVISTAPGPQPSTPTDQAVTPKPTSRATRGRTQRASVKTPEPVFTTAPETHPSTPTDQPVTPKPTSQATRGRTQRASVKAPKPVIATAPEPQPSTPTDQPVTPKSTSRATRGRTQRASVKTPEPVISTAPEPQPSTPTDQPVTPKPTSQATRGRTQRASVKAPEPVISTAPEPQPSTPTDQPVTPKPTSPATRDRTQRASVKTPEPVISTAPEPQPSTPTDQPVTPKPTSRATRGRTQRASVKAPEPVISTAPEPQPSTPTDQPVTPKPTSQATRGRTQRASVKAPEPVISTAPEPQPSTPTDQPVTQKPTSRATRGRTQRVSVKAPKPVIATAPEPQPSTPTDQPVTPKPTSQATRGRTQRASVKTPEPVIATAPAPQPSTPTDQPVTPKLTSQATRGRTLRSSVKTPERNVPTAPELQPSAHTDQPVTPKPTSQATRGRTLRSSVKTPERNVPTAPELQPSAHTDQPVTPKPTSRAPQGRTLRSSAKAPEPVVPITPEPQPSTSKDQSLTPEPTSQATRGRTQRSSVKTSQSTEATAPDLEPSSPTEQPVTPKVIAQGGQSRTLRSSTVNAVPVPTTPESHSPVPTGEPIPPEPIPEANCSRRPRATRKHGSLTAHVHEPYSAPSEPNSSRDQRRGAVRAAESLSTIPEPAFAQLPEAPTRAPQIPKGEAADRSGFTPEPQPEASQNRKRPLATADSPPLQKRLQRGEVPQKTAFLKEEEENPAAKQRKEEDVVIPGPGKRKREQTEEEPREIPSRSLRRTKPLQESTAPKVLFTGVVDAHGERAVLALGGSLASSVAEASHLVTDRIRRTVKFLCALGRGIPILSLDWLHQSHKAGCFLPPAEYVVTDPEQEKNFGFSLREALSRARERRLLEGYEIHVTPGVQPPPPQMGEIISCCGGTVLPSMPRSYKPQRVVITCSQDFPRCAIPFRVGLPILSPEFLLTGVLKQEAKPEAFVLSTLEVSST, from the exons ATGCTTGGGGCGACGACTATG ATCATGGAAGACACCCAGGTTATTAACTGGGAAGTTGAACAAGAGGAGGAGGTTGAAGAGAGACCCAGTGAATCTTTGGAGTGTAGCTTGGAGCCCCTTGGGCGACTGCGTATCTTCAGTAGTTCCTATGGACCAGAAAAAG ATTTCCCATTATACCTTGGGAAGAATGTGGTAGGCCGAATGCCTGATTGCTCTGTGGCCCTGCCCTATTCATCTATCTCCAAACAACATGCGGTGATTGAAATCTTGGCCTGGGACAAGGCGCCTGTCCTCCGGGATTGTGGAAGCCTCAATGGTACTCAAATCCTGAGGCCTCCTAAGGTCCTGGGCCCTGGGGTGAGTCATCGTTTGAGGGACCGGGAGTTGATTCTCTTTGCTGACTTGCCCTGCCAGTACCATCGCTTGGATGTCCCCCTGCCCTTTGTCTCCCGGGGCCCTCTAACTATAGAGGAGACACCCGGGGTACAGGGAGGAACTCAACCCCACAGGCTTCTGTTGGCTGAGGACTCAGAGGAAGAAGTAG ATTCTCTTTCTGAAAAGTGTGTGGTGAAAGGACCAAGGACCTCCTTTTTGGCAACAGTAGTTCCAGAGAG CGATGAAGAGGGATCTTCCTCTCCCCTGGATATCCCTGGGCCACCTTTTGCCTTCAACTTGAACAGTGACACAGATGAGGAAGAAAGTCAGCAACCAGGAGCAGGGGAGGGCTCCTCAGCTGCCAGAAGAGTCACCGCTGCAGAGACAGAACAGCCTAAACCTGTCACAACTGGAATCCAGCTTGAAAAGGATCAGTGTTcagtgaaggagaagaacaatGACACGAAAGTTGAGAGGAGCGCGAGGAGTAGGGTGGTTCCAGTTGGAGTGATTCTGGAGAGGAGCCAGCCTACTGGAGAGGACAGTGACACAGATGTGGATGATGAGAGCGGGCCTCTGAGAAGGCTCACTGGGGTCCATCTGGAAAGGGCCCAGCCTTGTGGCTTCATAGACAGTGATACTGATGTGGAAGAAGAGGGGATCCCTGCGACCCCAGCTGTAGTTCCTGTGAGGAAGAGGCACAGCTTCCATGAAGTTGGTACAGAGAGTCCTCGGGCACCTGGCGTGGCACATCAGCAGGAGAGCCTGGCTGGTAGTGATACAGATATAGAGGAGGGGGAGGCCCCCCTGACTGTCCCTCTGGACAAAAGCCGAGCCTCTGTCGTGATCGATAGCAATACAGATGACAAGGAAGAAGTCTCAGCAGCGCTCACGCTGGCACATCTACGAGAGAGCCGGGCTGTCGCGTGGAACAGAGATCCAGATGCAGAAGACGATAGGGCCCAACCGGTGGCCCTTCTGGAGCAAAGCCAAGCCTCTGCTGGGAGAGACAGTGACACAGACGTGAAGGAAAAGGGGCTCCCAGTGGAGAAGACAGGAACTGTTCCCAGGGGTCACACGGGCAAGGCATATTCAGAAAAGAGTCATCCTCCCCTCAGGGACAGTGATACAGAGGTAACGGAAGAGAAGAGCTCACCAGGGTTCCACCTGGAGAGAAGCCAAGCCTCTGCCACAGTGCATATCAACACACAAGTAGTGGAGGAAGTCCCACCAGGGCCAGCTGTTATACTTCTGGAGAAGCATCAAGTACCTGTAGCATGGACACATCAAACAGATGTGGAAGCTGAAGGAGGCCCAGCAAAGCTGCCTGTGGTGTATCTAGAAGAAGCCCGGCCTCCTCTAGCTAGGGACTGTGACCCAGATGCGGAGGAGAACACATCCTTAGCAGCCTCAGCAGTGGCAGATGTAAGAAAGAGCCAGCTTCAGGCAGAAGAAGATACTGGGACAGAGTGGGCTGTAGCTGTTCTTGAACAGGGCAGGGCTTTTATGGCTGGGGCCCAGGGTGGGTCACCTGCGGCCCAAGTGGAGCAGGACCTTCTCCCTGTCTCAAGGAATAACATAGCAGATCTGGTGGTGGACACAGTCACTCCAGGGGAACCCACCCAGCCACAGAGACGGGGGGCCCAGACCcccacagaaagggagagagaaccaCATGTGGATAGGACCATGGACTCTGGAGACAACCACGATG ATTCTGAAGATATGGACCTGCAAGCTACCCAGTGCTTTGTGGAGAGAGAGAATCAGAGCCTGGAAG TCCCCAGCATGGAGGATGAACCCACCCAGGCCTTCCTGTTTACTCTGCCCCAAGAGCCTGGCCCTTCCCGTTGCAGCTTCCAGGCCACAG GTTCCTTGGATGAGCCATGGGAGGTCTTGGCTACACAGCCATTCTGTCCGAGAGAGTCTGaagcctctgagcctcagcccaTTGCCACCCACATTGAAGCCCATGCATCTTGCCCCTCTCCACCTACGGCAGCACCACAAGAGCAACATCCAGAGAGTCCAGTTCATGCAGAGCCACTGGGGATTCAAGGCAGAGGGATGCAGACTGTGGAGGAAGACATGGGTACACCAAGAGAGACAGCAGAGAGGGTGACCCCTGAGAGAGAGCCATTGGAGAGGGAAACTGAGAAACTGCCCtcggaaggagagagggaagatgtGATGGGAGAGGAAGAATCAACCAGGGGGATACAGGACAGAGAACAAAAACAGGTGTTAGCTAGAGATACTCAGAAACAAGAGTCtgacaaaaaagtaaaaagtgcaAGTACTGAAAGGGATATGGAGAGTTTGAAGGTAGAAATTGAGACACCCgaggaaatacaagagaaagagagagaaaagcagactCTTACAAGAGAAATATttgacagagaagcagagaaaccaGTAGCAGAGAGAGAGTGTGAGGCAGGTGGGTTACAAGGGAAGGTACCCAAAGTGATGCTGGACAGAGGCCCACAGACAGGGGAGACAGAGGCGGGGGGCCAGGACCAGAAAGGCCAGGCCTCAGGTTCGACACCAGAGCCTGGAGTGGGGGCGGGAGACCTTCAGGGACTTGCTTCAGACCCCATAGCTTCTGGGAGCCAGTCAGGTGGAGGAAGGGGTGCCCCAGTGGGCCCCAGGAGGCAGCAGAGAG GCTACTTGAATTGCAAGATGCCACCTGCTGAGAAGGCTTCCAGG GGTAATCAGGAATCCCCAGATGCTTGTCGGCCTCCTGCACTGCAGGAGGCTTCAGCGCCTCTCCAAAACCCCCTCATCTCTCAGAGCCAGAAACATCCTGCCCCTCAGTCCCTCCTTTCGCCCTCTCTACCTCCTTTAGAACGGCCCATTCCCAGGACCAGACAAAATGAGAGTCAGGAAGCTCTGGAGACTCCCTTTTCCTCAGAGCTGGACTCTCTTCACCCAAAACCCAAAGTCAAGCCCCAAGGGTCCTCTCCAATTTCTTCTGTACCCCTTGAGCCCCACCCTACCGCTTCCACAGACCAGCTTGTCACCCCCAAGCCCACATCTCGGGCCACTGGGGGCAGGACACTTAGGTCCTCTGTCAAAACCCCTGAACGAAATGTCTCCACAGTCCCTGAGCTCCAGCCTTCTGCCCACACAGACCAGGCTGTCACCCCCAAACCCACAACTCGGGCCACTCGGGGCAGGACACAGAGGGCTTCTGTCAAGACTCCCGAACCAGTTATCTCCACAGCCCCTGGGCCCCAGCCTTCCACTCCCACAGACCAGGCTGTCACCCCCAAACCCACATCTCGGGCCACTAGGGGGAGGACACAGAGGGCTTCTGTCAAGACTCCTGAACCAGTTTTCACCACAGCCCCTGAGACCCACCCTTCCACTCCCACAGACCAGCCTGTCACCCCCAAACCCACATCTCAGGCCACTAGGGGCAGGACACAGAGGGCTTCAGTCAAAGCTCCCAAACCAGTTATCGCCACAGCCCCTGAGCCCCAGCCTTCCACTCCCACAGACCAGCCTGTCACCCCCAAATCCACATCTCGGGCCACTCGGGGCAGGACACAGAGGGCTTCTGTCAAGACTCCCGAACCAGTTATCTCCACAGCCCCTGAGCCCCAGCCTTCCACTCCCACAGACCAGCCTGTCACCCCCAAACCCACATCTCAGGCCACTCGGGGCAGGACACAGAGGGCTTCTGTCAAGGCTCCTGAACCAGTTATCTCCACAGCCCCTGAGCCCCAGCCTTCCACTCCCACAGACCAGCCTGTCACCCCCAAACCCACATCTCCGGCCACTCGGGACAGGACACAGAGGGCTTCTGTCAAGACTCCCGAACCAGTTATCTCCACAGCCCCTGAGCCCCAGCCTTCCACTCCCACAGACCAGCCTGTCACCCCCAAACCCACATCTCGGGCCACTCGGGGCAGGACACAGAGGGCTTCTGTCAAGGCTCCCGAACCAGTTATCTCCACAGCCCCTGAGCCCCAGCCTTCCACTCCCACAGACCAGCCTGTCACCCCCAAACCCACATCTCAGGCCACTCGGGGCAGGACACAGAGGGCTTCTGTCAAGGCTCCCGAACCAGTTATCTCCACAGCCCCTGAGCCCCAGCCTTCCACTCCCACAGACCAGCCTGTCACCCAAAAACCCACATCTCGGGCCACTCGGGGCAGGACACAGAGGGTTTCTGTCAAGGCTCCCAAACCAGTTATCGCCACAGCCCCTGAGCCCCAGCCTTCCACTCCCACAGACCAGCCTGTCACCCCCAAACCCACATCTCAGGCCACTCGGGGCAGGACACAGAGGGCTTCTGTCAAGACTCCCGAACCAGTTATCGCCACAGCCCCTGCGCCCCAGCCTTCCACCCCCACAGACCAACCTGTCACCCCCAAACTCACATCTCAGGCCACTCGGGGCAGGACACTTAGGTCCTCTGTCAAAACCCCTGAACGAAATGTCCCCACAGCCCCTGAGCTCCAGCCTTCTGCCCACACAGACCAGCCTGTCACCCCCAAACCCACATCTCAGGCCACTCGGGGCAGGACACTTAGGTCCTCTGTCAAAACCCCTGAACGAAATGTCCCCACAGCCCCTGAGCTCCAGCCTTCTGCCCACACAGACCAGCCTGTCACCCCCAAACCCACATCTCGGGCCCCTCAGGGCAGGACACTTAGGTCATCTGCTAAGGCCCCTGAACCAGTTGTCCCCATAACTCCTGAGCCCCAGCCTTCCACCTCTAAAGACCAGTCTCTCACCCCTGAGCCCACATCTCAGGCCACTCGGGGCAGGACACAAAGGTCCTCTGTCAAGACATCCCAGTCAACTGAAGCCACAGCTCCTGACCTTGAACCTTCGTCCCCCACAGAGCAGCCTGTCACCCCCAAAGTCATAGCTCAGGGTGGTCAGAGCAGGACACTAAGGTCTTCTACAGTAAATGCTGTGCCAGTTCCTACCACCCCTGAGTCCCACTCTCCAGTCCCCACAGGAGAGCCTATTCCCCCTGAGCCCATCCCTGAAGCCAATTGCAGCAGGAGGCCAAGGGCCACTAGGAAACATGGGTCTCTCACAGCTCACGTTCATGAACCCTACTCTGCACCCTCCGAACCTAACTCCTCAAGGGACCAGAGACGAGGGGCAGTGAGGGCAGCCGAGTCCCTCAGCACCATTCCTGAGCCTGCCTTTGCCCAGCTTCCCGAGGCACCCACTCGTGCTCCCCAGATCCCAAAGGGGGAGGCAGCAGATAGATCTGGCTTCACCCCAGAGCCCCAGCCTGAGGCCTCTCAAAATCGCAAGAGGCCTTTAGCTACTGCAGACTCACCTCCACTTCAAAAACGGCTCCAAAGAGGAGAAGTTCCCCAGAAGACAGCATTCcttaaggaagaagaagaaaatcctgcagcgaagcagaggaaggaagag GATGTAGTGATTCCAGGACCaggcaagagaaagagagagcagacAGAGGAGGAGCCCCGGGAAATACCAAGCCGCAGCCTGCGACGGACCAAACCTCTCCAAGAGTCCACGGCCCCCAAA GTGCTCTTCACAGGCGTGGTGGATGCTCATGGAGAGCGGGCAGTGCTGGCCCTGGGGGGCAGTCTGGCCAGCTCAGTGGCTGAGGCTTCCCACCTGGTGACAGATCGGATCCGCCGGACAGTCAAGTTCCTGTGTGCCCTGGGGCGGGGCATCCCCATCCTCTCCCTGGACTGGCTGCACCAG TCCCACAAGGCAGGTTGCTTCTTGCCCCCGGCTGAATATGTGGTGACTGATCCTGAGCAGGAGAAGAACTTTGGCTTCAGCCTTCGGGAGGCCCTGAGCCGGGCTCGGGAGCGAAGGCTGCTGGAG GGCTATGAGATTCACGTGACCCCAGGGGTCCAGCCACCACCACCTCAGATGGGGGAGATCATCAGCTGCTGTGGAGGCACCGTCCTACCCAGCATGCCCCGGTCCTATAAG ccTCAGAGAGTTGTGATCACATGTTCCCAGGACTTCCCTCGATGTGCCATTCCATTTCGGGTTGGGCTGCCCATCCTCTCACCTGAGTTCCTGCTCACAGGAGTACTAAAGCAGGAAGCCAAGCCAGAGGCCTTTGTCCTCTCCACTTTGGAAGTGTCATCCACCTGA